In Melospiza melodia melodia isolate bMelMel2 chromosome 30, bMelMel2.pri, whole genome shotgun sequence, a single window of DNA contains:
- the ITGA2B gene encoding integrin alpha-IIb codes for MALLRVLLLLGGLRLPRTLGLLQEPPTIYEGPPGSYFGFALDFHTSEGRPSVAVGAPRANSSQPGVAQPGAVFLCSWPPGRTPCHPLPMDTAGDESESQGTLELRTYKSHQWLGASVTSWHGNLVVCAPLQHWNALEGQHEAFRTPTGTCFVRSPERSVWYSPCRDRTMASTYRQTGYAHDRRYCEIGFSAAATPDGTLLLGAPGGYYFSGLVYSVELDKILRRFLGTSLLWLGSPGRPTEPVFGDYEDGYRGYSVAVGEFDGNPKTKEYVVGVPNKSNTRGEVEIFTAGDTLRRLRGIASEQVASYFGHTVAVADVDGDGRDDLLVGAPLFMARRSDGQRSELGRLYLYRGQQRLAGPPQTLTGTHPYGRFGAAIASLGDLDRDGFGDVAVGAPQGGDSGSGQVFIFRGHSEGLAPVPTQRLESPFPGAAAFGFSLRGATDLDGNGYADLLVGAYGAAKVAVYLGLPVVVARTQLSVPDGLNPEILDCSLPNSSVPVSCFHVEFCVSVTGQDIPRSIQLEAELQLDRLKPRPSRRALLLRGHQSSWQEALLVAPGAPPVCRNLTAYLRDKAEFKDKLSPVALSVALTLPREAPGLVLYGDTLVQAQTHIILEDCGDDNLCVPDLHLAAHTPSQRLLIGAEAVLSLRASATNAGEGAFEAELRVQLPPGTHYQAARSTIPGQEKLSCNPKKENGTHVVLCELGNPMKAGARITVDMELSVSGLEDMGDAITFHLQLRSKNSPSPSHGSVTVTVPVEAEAEMELRGNSLPATMVLPTGWHGVRGSRRLEDHGIRLEHVYELHNKGPGTVSGVTLRLAVPHRLGEHVLLYLLGLGTEGGTNCTQHPALNPAQLEISAPTAAAPGNGSRHRERREAEPAPGAGLGDLGLGDLVRVDCDNATCVDITCHVASLGKDQRALVSVHALLWMDTLQQREHLREFRIQSQAWFNTSAMPYRVQPRLLPSGQAETETCVVRASPGGEGAVPVGWVVLGGLAGLLLLTLLILLMWKMGFFKRTRPPAEGDTEEPGQAQEPGQAQEPGQAQEPGLAQE; via the exons ATGGCGCTGCTGCgggtgctgctgctcctcggGGGGCTGCGCCTGCCCCGCACGCTGGGGCTTCTCCAGGAGCCCCCCACCATCTAcgagggaccccccggcagctaCTTCGGTTTCGCCCTGGATTTCCACACGAGCGAGGGAAG GCCCAGCGTGGCGGTGGGAGCCCCCCGTGCCAACAGCTCCCagcccggcgtggctcagcccggCGCCGTGTTCCTCTGCTCGTGGCCCCCCGGCCGGAccccctgccaccccctgcccATGGACACTGCGG GGGACGAGAGCGAGAGCCAGGGCACCCTGGAGCTGCGCACCTACAAATCGCACCAGTGGCTGGGAGCGTCCGTCACCAGCTGGCACGGCAACCTGGTG GTCTGTGCCCCGCTGCAGCACTGGAACGCTTTGGAGGGGCAGCACGAAGCGTTCCGCACCCCCACGGGCACCTGCTTCGTGCGGAGCCCGGAGCGCTCCGTGTGGTACTCGCCGTGCCGCGACCGCACCATGGCCAGCACCTACCGCCAGACGGGCTACG CGCACGACAGGCGCTACTGCGAGATCGGCTTCAGCGCCGCTGCCACCCCG GATGGGACGCTGCTGCTGGGTGCCCCCGGCGGGTATTACTTCTCAG GCCTCGTGTACTCGGTGGAGCTGGACAAGATCCTCCGGCGCTTCCTCGGCACGTCCCTGCTGTGGCTGGGGAGCCCCGGGCGCCCCACGGAGCCGGTGTTCGGGGACTACGAGGACGGGTACCGGG GATACTCGGTGGCTGTGGGCGAGTTTGATGGCAACCCCAAAACCAAAG AGTACGTGGTGGGGGTCCCCAACAAGAGCAACACGCGGGGTGAG gtggAGATCTTCACTGCGGGGGACACCCTGCGCCGGCTGCGGGGCATCGCCAGCGAGCAG GTGGCTTCGTACTTCGGGCACACGGTGGCAGTGGCCGATGTCGATGGGGACGG GAGGGACGATCTGCTGGTGGGTGCCCCCCTGTTCATGGCCCGGCGCTCGGACGGGCAGCGCAGCGAGCTCGGCCGCCTCTACCTCTACCGGGGGCAGCAGCGCCTGGCCGGGCCCCCCCAGACCCTGACGGGCACCCACCCCTACGGCCGCTTCGGCGCCGCCATCGCCAGCCTGGGCGACCTGGACAGGGACGGATTCGGCG ACGTGGCCGTGGGCGCCCCGCAGGGCGGTGACAGTGGCAGCGGGCAGGTGTTCATCTTCCGCGGGCACAGCGAGGGGCTGGCACCGGTGCCCACGCAGcgcctcgagagccctttccccggCGCCGCCGCCTTCGGCTTCTCCCTGCGCGGTGCCACCGACCTGGATGGCAACGGCTACGCGG ATCTGCTCGTGGGGGCTTACGGGGCAGCCAAGGTGGCCGTGTACCT GGGACTGCCCGTGGTGGTGGCCCGGACCCAGCTGAGCGTCCCCGACGGGCTGAACCCTGAGATCCTGGACTGCTCCCTGCCCAACTCCAGCGTCCCCGTCAGCTG CTTCCACGTGGAGTTCTGTGTCAGCGTGACGGGCCAGGACATCCCTCGGAGCATCC AGCTggaggctgagctgcagctggaccGGCTGAAGCCGCGGCCATCGCGGCgggcgctgctgctgcggggACACCAATCGTCCTGGCAGGAGGCGCTGCTGGTGGCACCGGGGGCACCCCCCGTGTGCAGGAACCTCACGGCCTACCTGCGG gacaaggctgagttCAAGGACAAGCTGAGCCCCGTGGCGCTGAGCGTGGCCCTGACGCTGCCCAGAGAGGCCCCGGGGTTGGTGCTCTACGGGGACACCCTGGTGCAGGCACAG ACCCACATCATCCTGGAGGACTGTGGCGATGACAATCTCTGCGTGCCCGACCTGCACCTGGCCGCCCACAC ccccagccagcgCCTGCTGATCGGCGCCGAGGCCGTGCTGTCCCTGCGGGCCAGCGCCACCAACGCGGGCGAAGGCGCCTTCGAGGCGGAGCTGCGGGTGCAGCTGCCCCCGGGCACGCACTACCAGGCTGCCCGCAGCACCATCCCG gggcaggagaagctgagctgcaacccCAAGAAGGAGAACGGGACCCACGTGGTGCTCTGCGAGCTGGGCAATCCCATGAAAGCCGGAGCCCGG atcaccgtggacatgGAGCTGAGCGTGTCCGGGCTGGAGGACATGGGGGACGCCATCACCTTCCACCTGCAGCTGCGCAG CAagaacagccccagccccagccacggctcggtgacagtgacagtgcccgTGGAGGCAGAGGCGGAGATGGAGCTGCGAGG CAACTCCCTGCCAGCCACCATGGTGCTGCCCACGGGCTGGCACGGGGTGCGGGGCAGCCGGCGCCTCGAGGACCACGGCATCAGGCTGGAGCACGTCTACGAG CTCCACAACAAAGGTCCCGGCACCGTCAGCGGGGTCACCCTGCGCCTGGCCGTGCCCCATCGGCTGGGGGAGCACGTCCTGCTctacctgctggggctgggcaccgAGGGGGGCACGAACTGCACCCAGCACCCTGCCCTCAACCCCGCACAG CTGGAGATCTCCGCTCCGACGGCCGCGGCGCCCGGGAACGGCAGCCGGCACCGGGAGCGCCGGGAGGCGGAGCCGGccccgggagcggggctgggggaccTGGGGCTGGGGGACCTCGTCCGTGTG GACTGTGACAATGCCACCTGCGTGGACATCACCTGCCACGTGGCCAGCCTGGGCAAGGACCAGCGGGCACTGGTCAGCGTCCATGCCCTGCTCTGGATGGACACCCTGCAGCAG CGGGAGCACCTCCGGGAATTCCGCATCCAGTCCCAGGCGTGGTTCAACACCTCGGCCATGCCCTACCGCGTCCAGCCCCGGCTCCTGCCCAGCGGCCAGGCTGAG acCGAGACGTGCGTGGTGCGCGCCAGCCCCGGCGGCGAGGGGGCTGTGCCGGTGGGCTGGGTGGTGCTGGGGGGCCTGGCCGGGCTCCTgctcctcaccctcctcatcctcctcatgtGGAAG ATGGGTTTCTTCAAGAGGACGCGGCCGCCAGCCGAGGGGGACACGGAGGAGCCGGGCCAGGCACAGGAACCGGGCCAGGCACAGGAGCCGGGCCAGGCACAGGAACCGGGCCTGGCACAGGAGTAG